A single genomic interval of Pyrus communis chromosome 5, drPyrComm1.1, whole genome shotgun sequence harbors:
- the LOC137733865 gene encoding ATP-dependent helicase BRM-like — protein MQSGGGGGGGPGRGVGPAGRAGSTSSAASPSSSSSAVSTPQLGFDSVQHQQHQQQQQQQQQQLGSRQPLHQQQFLRKPEGNEALLAYQAAGLQGVLGGGGSSQMPQQSRKFIDLAQQHGSQDGQSRSQGVDQQAVNPVHQAYLQYAFQAAQQKSGLTMQPQQQAKLGLLGPPSGKDQDMRLGNMKMQEVMSNQAPSQALASSSKNLTEHFIRGEKQVGQGQPSVSDQRSDSKPSAQPSGMGQFMPGNMLRPMLAPQSQPSGQTMPNNQIALVNQLQAFALEHNIDLSQPGNANIMSQLIPLLQSRISAQQKANESNMGAQSSPVPVSKQQVTSPPVAIESSPRANTSSDVSGQSSSAKAKQTVAANPFGSGSNSSIFNNSNGPMQQFSVHGRENQMPPRQSNPIGNGMTSTHPTVSSANTSQGVDHSFHVKNSQNNPETLQMQYHRQLSGSSPQAVVPNDGVSGNKSQSQGGLATQMGQQRHGFTKQQLHVLKAQILAFRRLKKGEGTLPQELLRAIAPPPLEMQPQQQLLPGGGNIHDKSSGKTLEDHVRHMESNEKDSQAVASMNAQNGAKEEAFAGEEKAIVSTVHVQGALAVVKEPTPLVSSGKEEQHSTLSSVKSDHEVERGIQKASARSEIKVDRGKSVASQVTQVAVSDVMQVKKPAQASTVPLPKDVSSARKYHGPLFDFPFFTRKHDSLGSGVMVNNNNNNNNNLTLAYDVKDLVFEEGVEVLNKKRTENIKKIGGLLAVNLERKRIRPDLVLRLQIEEKKLRLSDLQARLRDEIDQHQQEIMAMPDRPYRKFIRLCERQRMELSRQVQASQKAMREKQLKSIFQWRKKLLEAHWAIRDARTARNRGVAKYHERMLREFSKRKDDHRNKRMEALKNNDVERYREMLLEQQTSIPGDAAERYAVLSSFLSQTEEYLHKLGSKITAAKNQQEVEEAANAAAAAARLQGLSEEEVRTAAACAGEEVMIRNRFIEMNAPRDSSSVNKYYSLAHAVNERVIRQPSMLRTGNLRDYQLVGLQWMLSLYNNKLNGILADEMGLGKTVQVMALIAYLMEFKGNYGPHLIIVPNAVLVNWKSELHTWLPSVSCIYYVGGKDQRAKLFSQEVCALKFNVLVTTYEFIMYDRSKLSKIDWKYIIIDEAQRMKDRESVLARDLDRYRCQRRLLLTGTPLQNDLKELWSLLNLLLPEVFDNRKAFHDWFSKPFQKEAPTPNAEDDWLETEKKVIIIHRLHQILEPFMLRRRVEDVEGALPSKISIVLRCRMSAIQSAVYDWIKSTGTIRVDPEEEKLRIQKNPQYQPKVYKTLNNRCMELRKTCNHPLLNYPFFNDFSKDFLVRSCGKLWILDRILVKLQKTGHRVLLFSTMTKLLDILEEYLQWRHLVFRRIDGTTSLEDRESAIVDFNRPGSDCFIFLLSIRAAGRGLNLQSADTVVIYDPDPNPKNEEQAVARAHRIGQKREVKVIYLEAVVDKMASHQKEDELRSGGTVDSEDDLAGKDRYIGSIESLIRNNIQQYKIDMADEVINAGRFDQRTTHEERRMTLETLLHDEERYQETLHDVPSLQEVNRMIARSEEEVELFDQMDEELDWIEEMTRYNQLPKWLRTSTKEVNAVIASLSKRPSKTTLLGGNAGLESTEMGSGSSPKTERKRGRPKKNHPSYKELDDDNGEYFEASSDENEEEGEVEELEDDEYSGAVEATPIIKEQVEEDVLECDGGYEYPKDSERVRNNHILEEAGSSGSSSDSRRLMQTVSPVSSQKFGSLSALDGRPGSASKRMQDDVEEGEIVVSGDSHVDHLDHQQSGSSNHDRDEGEDEQVLQPKIKRKRSLRVRPRHTIERPEEKSGSETPSLQRGDSSLLPFHVDHKSQAQSRADAEIKTYGEPHAVKHDQSDSSSKTKRILPRRGSNMSKVHVSPKSGRSNVMSDPAEDAAEPHRENWDGKVGNTSGTSVYGTKMSEIVQRKCKNVISKFQRRIDKEGPQIVPLLTDLWKRIENSSYASGSGNNLLDLRKIDQRIERLEYTGVMELVSDVQSMLKNGMQFYGFNYEVRTEARKVHDLFFDILKIAFAETDFREARSALSFTSPVLTSNAPSPRAATVGLSKRHKLINEVEPDSTPQQKPQQRAPIFNGEDTRVRSHMLQKESRLGSGSGNSRDHYHQDDSPPLAHPGDLVICKKKRKDREKSVVKTRTGSAGPVSPPSVGRSIRSPGPNSVPKQNPHSQGWANQPGQPTNKGGGSVGWANPVKRLRTDSGKRRPSHL, from the exons ATGCAATCTGGTGGCGGAGGAGGAGGCGGGCCCGGCCGGGGAGTGGGCCCGGCTGGCCGTGCCGGATCGACGTCATCGGCTGCTTCACCGTCTTCATCGTCCTCGGCCGTGTCGACGCCGCAACTGGGTTTTGATTCGGTGCAGCATCAACAAcatcagcagcagcaacaacagcagcagcagcaattgGGGTCTAGACAG CCATTACACCAACAACAATTTTTAAGAAAACCTGAAGGGAATGAAGCTCTTTTAGCATATCAAGCTGCTGGTCTGCAAGGAGTTTTGGGAGGGGGCGGCTCCAGTCAAATGCCTCAACAATCTAGGAAGTTCATTGATTTGGCTCAACAACATGGCTCCCAGGATGGACAGAGTCGTAGTCAAGGTGTTGACCAGCAAGCGGTAAATCCAGTTCATCAAGCATATCTTCAGTATGCTTTTCAGGCTGCCCAGCAGAAGTCAGGTTTGACAATGCAACCTCAGCAGCAAGCTAAATTGGGATTGTTGGGGCCGCCATCTGGAAAGGATCAGGACATGCGATTGGGAAATATGAAAATGCAGGAAGTCATGTCTAATCAGGCACCTAGTCAGGCACTAGCATCGTCTTCTAAGAATTTGACGGAACACTTTATTCGTGGAGAAAAGCAGGTGGGCCAAGGACAGCCATCAGTCTCTGACCAAAGGAGTGACTCGAAGCCTTCAGCCCAACCATCAGGCATGGGTCAATTCATGCCCGGAAACATGTTAAGGCCAATGTTGGCACCACAGTCTCAGCCAAGTGGCCAAACCATGCCAAATAACCAGATTGCGTTGGTTAATCAGTTGCAAGCATTTGCACTTGAGCACAACATTGATCTTTCACAGCCTGGAAATGCCAACATAATGTCACAGCTCATTCCACTGTTGCAGTCGAGGATTTCTGCTCAACAAAAAGCTAATGAAAGCAACATGGGGGCACAATCCTCACCTGTTCCAGTGTCAAAGCAACAGGTTACTTCTCCTCCAGTAGCAATTGAGAGTTCTCCTCGTGCTAATACATCAAGTGATGTATCTGGACAGTCTAGCTCTGCAAAAGCAAAGCAGACAGTTGCGGCTAACCCGTTTGGTTCAGGTTCAAATAGTAGCATATTTAACAATAGTAACGGCCCTATGCAGCAGTTTTCTGTTCATGGCAGAGAAAACCAGATGCCACCTAGGCAGTCAAATCCTATTGGAAATGGAATGACTTCTACCCATCCCACAGTGTCATCTGCAAACACAAGCCAGGGGGTGGATCACTCTTTTCATgtaaaaaattcacaaaacaaTCCAGAAACTTTGCAGATGCAATACCATCGACAGTTGAGTGGATCTTCTCCACAAGCTGTAGTTCCTAATGATGGGGTTTCTGGCAACAAGAGCCAGTCACAAGGTGGACTGGCTACTCAGATGGGACAGCAACGCCATGGGTTCACTAAACAGCAGCTGCATGTTCTTAAAGCACAAATACTAGCATTTAGGCGACTCAAG AAAGGTGAAGGCACACTCCCTCAAGAACTTCTACGGGCTATTGCTCCACCACCTCTTGAGATGCAGCCACAGCAGCAATTGCTTCCTGGAGGAGGAAATATTCATGATAAATCTTCTGGGAAAACTTTAGAAGATCATGTGCGTCATATGGAGTCCAATGAGAAAGATTCACAGGCTGTGGCATCAATGAATGCACAGAACGGTGCAAAAGAGGAAGCTTTTGCCGGAGAAGAGAAAGCAATTGTATCAACAGTCCATGTGCAAGGAGCGCTTGCTGTGGTGAAGGAACCTACTCCTTTGGTGTCTTCTGGAAAAGAAGAGCAGCATTCGACTTTATCTTCTGTAAAGTCAGACCATGAAGTTGAACGTGGTATTCAAAAAGCTTCTGCTAGAAGTGAGATTAAAGTTGATAGGGGGAAGTCTGTTGCATCACAGGTCACACAGGTCGCTGTATCTGATGTCATGCAAGTTAAAAAGCCTGCACAAGCAAGCACTGTACCACTGCCAAAAGATGTTAGCTCTGCTAGAAAGTATCATGGACCTCTTTTTGATTTCCCCTTTTTCACTAGGAAACATGACTCTTTAGGTTCAGGGGTGATGGtaaacaataacaacaacaacaacaataatctAACATTGGCATATGACGTCAAAGATCTTGTTTTTGAGGAAGGTGTGGAAGTTCTTAACAAGAAGAGGACAGAAAATATCAAGAAGATTGGTGGTCTTTTGGCAGTAAATTTGGAAAGGAAACGGATTAGGCCCGATCTTGTCTTGCGGttgcaaattgaagaaaaaaagctTCGACTTTCAGATTTACAGGCACGCTTAAGAGATGAAATTGATCAACATCAGCAGGAAATAATGGCAATGCCTGACAGGCCTTATCGGAAGTTTATTCGGCTTTGCGAACGTCAGCGGATGGAGCTGTCTAGGCAAGTGCAGGCCTCTCAGAAAGCAATGAGAGAGAAGCAACTGAAATCTATTTTCCAATGGCGTAAGAAGCTTCTAGAAGCTCACTGGGCCATTCGCGATGCACGGACTGCACGTAACAGGGGAGTTGCCAAGTATCATGAGAGAATGTTGAGGGAATTTTCGAAGAGAAAGGATGATCATAGGAATAAAAGGATGGAAGCACTGAAGAATAATGATGTTGAAAGGTACAGGGAAATGTTGCTGGAACAGCAGACTAGTATCCCAGGGGATGCAGCAGAGAGATATGCTGTTTTATCATCTTTCCTGAGTCAGACTGAGGAATATCTTCATAAACTTGGAAGTAAAATAACAGCAGCTAAGAATCAGCAAGAAGTGGAAGAGGCAGCAAATGCTGCTGCAGCTGCTGCACGTTTACAG GGTCTCTCAGAGGAAGAAGTTAGGACGGCAGCGGCTTGTGCAGGAGAGGAAGTAATGATTAGAAATCGATTTATTGAGATGAATGCACCTAGAGACAGTTCATCTGTTAACAA GTATTATAGTCTTGCACATGCTGTGAATGAAAGGGTCATAAGGCAACCCTCGATGTTACGGACTGGAAACTTAAGAGACTATCAACTT GTTGGGTTGCAATGGATGCTTTCTCTgtataacaacaaattaaatggAATATTAGCAGATGAAATGGGTCTTGGGAAAACAGTACAG GTAATGGCATTGATTGCATATTTAATGGAGTTCAAGGGGAACTATGGGCCGCATCTCATAATTGTTCCAAATGCTGTCTTGGTAAATTGGAAG AGTGAGTTGCATACCTGGCTTCCATCCGTGTCATGCATTTATTATGTTGGTGGGAAGGATCAACGGGCAAAATTGTTTTCTCAA GAGGTTTGTGCCTTGAAGTTTAATGTCCTCGTGACAACTTATGAGTTCATTATGTATGATCGGTCTAAACTCTCAAAAATTGATTGGAAGTATATAATAATTGATGAAGCACAAAGGATGAAAGACAGGGAATCGGTTCTAGCACGTGATCTTGATAGGTATCGTTGCCAAAGGCGCTTGCTTTTGACAGGAACACCATTGCAG AATGATTTAAAGGAACTCTGGTCACTTTTAAATCTGCTTCTTCCAGAAGTATTTGATAATCGGAAAGCATTTCATGACTGGTTTTCAAAACCCTTTCAAAAGGAAGCCCCTACACCAAATGCAGAAGATGACTGGCTTGAAACTGAAAAGAAAGTTATCATCATTCACCGACTTCATCAAATTTTAGAGCCTTTTATGCTTAGGCGGCGTGTTGAAGATGTGGAAGGTGCACTCCCGTCTAAG ATCTCCATCGTTTTGAGGTGTAGAATGTCAGCCATTCAAAGTGCTGTATATGACTGGATCAAATCAACAGGCACTATTCGAGTGGATCCTGAAGAAGAGAAGCTAAGGATTCAAAAAAATCCACAATACCAGCCCAAAGTGTACAAAACATTAAATAATAGATGTATGGAACTGCGAAAAACTTGCAATCATCCGCTGCTCAATTACCCGTTCTTCAATGATTTTTCCAAGGATTTCCTTGTAAGATCCTGTGGGAAATTATGGATCCTGGACAGGATCCTTGTTAAACTTCAAAAAACAGGGCATCGAGTACTTCTTTTCAGTACCATGACAAAACTCCTTGATATTTTGGAAGAATACTTGCAGTGGCGTCATCTTGTCTTCAGAAGGATTGATGGAACAACCAGTTTAGAAGACCGTGAGTCAGCTATAGTGGATTTCAACAGACCTGGTTCAGACTGCTTTATCTTCTTACTTAGTATTCGTGCTGCGGGTCGGGGTCTTAATCTCCAGTCTGCTGATACAGTTGTCATATATGATCCTGATCCAAACCCTAAAAATGAAGAGCAGGCAGTTGCTAGAGCCCATCGCATTGGACAGAAGAGAGAGGTCAAGGTCATCTATTTGGAAGCAGTTGTTGACAAAATGGCTAGCCATCAGAAAGAGGATGAACTACGAAGTGGAGGTACAGTTGATTCAGAGGATGACCTTGCTGGTAAGGACCGGTATATCGGATCGATTGAGAGCCTCATAAGAAACAATATTCAACAGTACAAGATTGACATGGCTGATGAGGTTATCAATGCTGGGCGTTTTGACCAGAGAACAACTCATgaagagagacgtatgactctGGAAACCTTACTGCATGATGAAGAAAGGTACCAAGAAACTCttcatgatgttccctcattACAGGAGGTAAATCGCATGATTGCTAGAAGTGAAGAAGAAGTTGAATTGTTTGATCAGATGGACGAAGAACTTGACTGGATTGAAGAAATGACAAGGTACAACCAGCTCCCCAAATGGCTTCGAACCAGTACAAAAGAAGTAAATGCTGTGATTGCCAGTTTATCAAAAAGACCATCTAAGACCACTTTGTTGGGTGGCAATGCTGGTTTGGAGTCCACTGAAATGGGCTCTGGTTCATCTCCGAAAACTGAAAGAAAAAGGGGGCGGCCCAAGAAAAATCATCCTAGCTACAAGGAGTTAGATGATGACAATGGCGAATACTTTGAAGCAAGTTCTGATGAGAATGAAGAAGAGGGAGAAGTTGAAGAGTTAGAGGATGATGAATATAGTGGTGCTGTTGAGGCAACACCAATTATTAAGGAACAAGTGGAAGAGGATGTCCTTGAATGTGATGGTGGATACGAATATCCCAAGGATTCAGAAAGAGTTAGAAACAACCACATACTAGAAGAAGCTGGTTCCTCAGGATCATCCTCAGACAGTCGGAGATTGATGCAGACAGTGTCTCCCGTTTCTTCTCAGAAATTTGGGTCCCTGTCTGCCTTAGATGGTAGGCCGGGATCTGCTTCAAAGAGGATG CAAGATGATGTAGAGGAAGGTGAGATTGTCGTATCGGGTGATTCTCACGTGGACCATTTGGACCACCAACAATCTGGAAGTTCGAATCATGACCGTGATGAAGGTGAAGATGAACAGGTTTTGCAACCCAAGATCAAGAGGAAGCGTAGCCTTCGGGTTCGCCCTCGTCATACCATAGAGAGGCCAGAGGAGAAGTCTGGTAGTGAGACGCCATCTCTTCAACGGGGAGATTCATCTCTGTTGCCATTTCATGTGGACCATAAATCTCAAGCACAGTCAAGGGCTGATGCTGAAATCAAAACATATGGAGAGCCCCATGCTGTAAAGCACGACCAAAGTGATTCATCTTCAAAAACTAAGCGAATTTTGCCTAGGAGAGGCTCTaatatgtccaaagtgcatgtTTCACCTAAATCTGGCAGATCAAATGTCATGTCTGATCCTGCGGAAGATGCTGCTGAACCCCACAGAGAAAATTGGGATGGAAAAGTTGGGAATACAAGTGGAACTTCTGTTTATGGCACAAAAATGTCTGAGATCGTCCAGAGAAAG TGCAAGAATGTAATTAGCAAGTTCCAAAGGAGAATAGACAAGGAAGGTCCTCAGATAGTACCTTTACTAACAGATTTGTGGAAGCGCATTGAAAATTCTAGTTACGCAAGTGGATCTGGAAATAATCTCTTGGATTTACGAAAGATTGATCAGCGGATAGAGAGGTTGGAGTATACTGGAGTAATGGAGCTTGTGTCCGATGTGCAGTCTATGTTGAAAAATGGAATGCAGTTTTATGGGTTTAACTATGAG GTAAGAACTGAAGCCAGGAAAGTACATGATCTTTTCTTTGATATCTTGAAAATAGCTTTTGCGGAGACTGATTTTCGAGAAGCCAGAAGTGCACTCTCATTTACTAGCCCAGTTTTAACCAGCAATGCTCCGTCCCCTAGGGCAGCGACTGTTGGCCTAAGCAAGAGACACAAACTGATAAATGAGGTGGAGCCTGACTCAACCCCCCAACAGAAGCCACAACAACGTGCACCAATTTTCAACGGCGAAGACACAAGGGTGCGAAGCCATATGCTCCAGAAGGAATCAAGACTTGGGAGTGGAAGTGGTAACAGTCGGGACCACTATCACCAGGATGATTCTCCACCGCTTGCTCATCCAGGGGATCTGGTTATctgcaagaagaagagaaaagacaGGGAGAAGTCCGTGGTGAAGACCAGGACTGGATCTGCTGGCCCTGTTTCACCCCCAAGCGTGGGTCGCAGTATTAGAAGTCCAGGTCCAAATTCAGTTCCAAAACAGAACCCCCATTCGCAAGGGTGGGCTAACCAGCCTGGTCAGCCGACGAACAAGGGTGGAGGGTCGGTCGGTTGGGCCAATCCCGTGAAGAGGTTAAGGACAGATTCTGGAAAGAGACGCCCGAGCCATTTATGA